In one Vagococcus entomophilus genomic region, the following are encoded:
- the aspS gene encoding aspartate--tRNA ligase: MTKRSLYCGAVAKETLGKTVTLKGWVQKRRDLGGVIFIDLRDREGFVQVVFNPERSKEAWEIADQCRSEYVIEITGEVVFRDDEAINPKIKTGEFEVMATAITILNKAKTPPFLIEDENNVNDDLRMKYRYLDLRRPEMLANFKLRHQVTKTIRHYLDEHDFMDVETPYLAKSTPEGARDYLVPSRVHAGHFYALPQSPQIIKQLLMGAGFDRYYQIVRCFRDEDLRGDRQPEFTQVDIETTFLTPEEIQTYTEQMLAKVMKETKGLELSLPFPRISYDEAMSRFGSDKPDTRFDMELIDLEDVVKDVDFKVFKMALENGGQVKALNAKGAADKYSRKDMDMLGKFVGQYGAKGLAWLKVEADGLKGPIAKFLTEVETELIQATKAEVGDILMFCADKKEVVADALGALRNRLGKELGLIDESKFNFLWVVDWPLLEYDEEAKRYVSAHHPFTMPKANDVPLLETAPEKVYAEAYDIVLNGYEVGGGSLRIHERKVQEQMFATLGFTKESAQEQFGFLLDALDYGFPPHGGIALGLDRLVMLLAGKDNIREVIAFPKNGKASDPMTEAPSTVAPLQLFELNLDVTAVEE, translated from the coding sequence ATGACAAAAAGAAGTCTTTACTGTGGAGCTGTAGCGAAAGAAACACTCGGAAAAACAGTAACATTAAAAGGTTGGGTACAAAAGCGTCGGGACTTAGGTGGGGTTATTTTTATTGATTTAAGAGATAGAGAAGGCTTTGTGCAAGTAGTGTTTAACCCAGAACGTTCAAAAGAAGCTTGGGAAATTGCGGATCAGTGTCGAAGTGAATATGTGATTGAAATCACTGGAGAGGTAGTATTTCGTGATGATGAAGCCATCAATCCGAAAATTAAGACAGGAGAATTTGAAGTGATGGCCACTGCTATTACAATTTTGAACAAAGCGAAAACTCCTCCATTTTTAATTGAAGATGAGAATAATGTTAATGACGATTTACGTATGAAATACCGCTACCTAGATTTACGTAGACCAGAAATGCTTGCGAATTTTAAATTGCGCCATCAAGTGACTAAGACAATCCGCCATTATCTAGATGAGCATGACTTCATGGATGTCGAAACTCCTTATTTGGCTAAGTCTACACCAGAAGGGGCAAGAGATTATTTGGTGCCATCACGTGTGCACGCAGGCCATTTTTATGCTTTACCGCAGTCTCCACAAATTATCAAACAATTGCTCATGGGTGCTGGGTTTGATAGATATTATCAAATTGTTCGTTGCTTCCGTGATGAAGATTTAAGAGGGGACCGTCAGCCTGAGTTTACTCAAGTCGATATCGAGACAACTTTCTTGACGCCAGAAGAAATTCAAACATATACAGAACAAATGTTGGCAAAAGTTATGAAAGAGACCAAGGGATTAGAGCTTTCCTTGCCATTCCCACGTATTTCGTATGATGAAGCAATGAGCCGTTTTGGTAGCGATAAGCCAGATACACGTTTTGATATGGAATTGATTGATCTTGAAGATGTAGTGAAAGATGTTGATTTCAAAGTGTTTAAAATGGCACTTGAAAATGGTGGACAAGTGAAAGCTTTAAATGCCAAAGGTGCAGCAGACAAGTATTCACGTAAGGATATGGATATGCTTGGAAAATTTGTGGGACAGTACGGAGCAAAAGGGTTAGCTTGGCTGAAAGTCGAAGCAGATGGCTTAAAAGGCCCAATCGCTAAATTCCTAACAGAAGTTGAAACAGAGCTTATTCAGGCAACAAAAGCAGAAGTTGGAGATATTTTGATGTTTTGTGCGGATAAAAAAGAAGTGGTAGCAGATGCATTGGGGGCACTTCGTAATCGTCTAGGAAAAGAGTTAGGTTTGATTGATGAATCTAAGTTTAATTTCTTGTGGGTAGTGGATTGGCCATTGCTTGAATACGATGAAGAAGCCAAGCGTTATGTTTCAGCCCATCATCCATTTACGATGCCCAAAGCGAATGATGTTCCTTTGCTTGAAACAGCACCTGAAAAAGTTTATGCCGAGGCGTATGATATTGTGCTAAATGGTTATGAAGTTGGTGGAGGATCGCTGAGAATCCATGAGCGCAAGGTACAAGAGCAAATGTTTGCAACACTTGGTTTTACTAAAGAATCTGCACAAGAGCAATTTGGCTTTTTATTAGATGCTTTGGACTATGGATTTCCACCACATGGAGGGATTGCGCTTGGATTGGATCGCTTAGTGATGCTATTAGCGGGCAAAGATAATATTCGTGAAGTTATCGCTTTTCCTAAAAATGGGAAAGCTTCAGATCCAATGACCGAAGCCCCAAGTACAGTAGCACCGTTGCAATTGTTTGAATTAAACTTAGATGTCACAGCAGTAGAAGAATAG
- a CDS encoding YitT family protein has protein sequence MKNILGAIPKNEYTTKLSVSVCYAVLASIALNFFWQPGHIYSSGLTGLAQILSTLISKTSLFTVPVSAILFVLNVPMFCLAWKKISKKFTVFTIISVTLASIFMQIVPETVLTPDPIICAIFGGAINGLGTGFALRSGISSGGLDIISITIRRATGKSIGSIAILFNAFIIFAAALLFGWKYAFYSALSIFISGKVTDVVYTKQQKMQVMIITKKPEEVVSCVQDRLRRGITIIHGAEGAFSHDGQTVLLTVITRYEMHDLEDAMKASDKEAFVSISDNVKILGNFYDPGM, from the coding sequence ATGAAGAATATTTTAGGAGCGATTCCTAAAAATGAATATACGACAAAGTTATCTGTTTCAGTGTGTTATGCAGTGCTGGCCTCTATTGCGCTCAACTTTTTTTGGCAGCCAGGCCATATTTATTCAAGTGGGCTAACAGGGCTCGCCCAAATTTTAAGTACATTGATTAGTAAAACAAGTCTCTTTACGGTTCCGGTTTCTGCTATCTTATTTGTGTTAAATGTACCGATGTTTTGTCTTGCCTGGAAAAAAATCAGCAAAAAATTTACCGTTTTTACCATCATTTCGGTAACGCTCGCTTCGATTTTTATGCAAATTGTTCCAGAAACGGTTTTGACACCAGACCCCATCATTTGCGCGATTTTTGGTGGTGCGATTAATGGATTAGGGACAGGCTTTGCACTTAGAAGCGGGATTTCATCTGGTGGGTTAGATATTATTTCTATTACAATCAGAAGAGCAACTGGTAAGAGTATTGGTTCGATTGCTATATTGTTTAATGCGTTCATTATCTTTGCGGCAGCTCTTTTGTTTGGCTGGAAATATGCATTTTATAGCGCATTGTCCATTTTTATTAGTGGGAAAGTTACCGATGTTGTCTATACAAAACAACAAAAAATGCAAGTGATGATTATCACGAAAAAGCCAGAAGAAGTTGTTTCTTGCGTGCAAGATCGCTTAAGAAGAGGGATTACCATTATACACGGAGCAGAAGGGGCATTTTCTCATGATGGGCAAACGGTCTTGCTCACGGTTATTACTCGGTATGAAATGCATGATTTAGAGGATGCGATGAAAGCTTCTGATAAAGAAGCCTTTGTGAGTATTTCAGATAATGTTAAAATTTTGGGTAACTTCTATGATCCGGGAATGTAA
- a CDS encoding calcium-translocating P-type ATPase, PMCA-type, whose translation MKIYQEKVGAVIARLKINIESGLNLEEVQKKQKQEGMNRFDEAKKESIFKKFIHHLTDVTTIILMVAAIISFYMAITTDHGDYVEGMMIIAIVIINAVLALVQENNAEKSLAALQSMNQQTTKVLREGQEQMIPSEELVVGDVILLEAGGVIPADARVLESIQLRVEESALTGESEAVEKHAEFTTDEELSLGDQQNMVFSGCLVANGRGRAIVTAIGMKTEMGKIAKLLNQEGSKKTPLQNRLDSLGKRVSLLALIAAAIVFIIGVYQNEPLLEMFMTAVSLAVAAVPETLMVIVTLTLSFGVQKMVKKHAIIRKLPAVETLGTANVICSDKTGTLTQNKMQVRRVWFRGDTVVDVEEAMTDEAMEVLKMAALCSNAKVEQVEEDSQQVVGNPTEVAIVSAVENNYHTKKEIEEKYPRVAELPFDSSRKVMTTVHKMGKKYISITKGAFDVMLPKFRFGDLEQATVVNDRFGKKALRVIAVGFRIFEEKPSAFTSEYLENEMNLMGLIGMIDPPRPESKGAIARAKRAGIKTVMITGDHVVTASAIAKELGILTHAKEAMSGAELHQITDEELTKRVKEYSVYARVTPEDKIRIVKAWQKTGAVVAMTGDGVNDAPALKASDVGCAMGIAGTDVAKSAADIVLTDDNFATIVDAVAEGRTVYKNIRKAVNFLLSCNISEIFVVLIAMLLGWGAPVIALQLLFVNVVADGLPGFALSREKAEEGAMKEKPIAKNQSIFGDGLWKWILFNSILFTIVTLTGYYLGSFVDGVSTTVGASHEVGQTMAFLILGYSSIVHIFNCRSSQSIFKVSLSSNKQLVEMAVLAIFIMTMVALLPPLQTIFSVVPLSMNHWRIIISFSLLPVLATELVKFHYSDTETED comes from the coding sequence ATGAAGATTTATCAAGAAAAAGTGGGAGCAGTCATAGCCCGTTTAAAAATAAACATTGAAAGCGGTTTGAATTTAGAAGAGGTTCAAAAAAAGCAGAAGCAAGAAGGAATGAATCGGTTTGATGAAGCTAAAAAAGAATCGATTTTTAAAAAGTTTATCCATCATTTAACGGACGTGACAACCATCATTTTGATGGTTGCAGCAATTATTTCTTTCTATATGGCCATCACTACTGATCATGGTGACTATGTAGAAGGAATGATGATTATTGCGATTGTCATTATTAATGCAGTATTAGCGTTGGTGCAAGAAAATAATGCAGAGAAATCGCTAGCGGCTTTACAAAGTATGAATCAACAAACCACTAAGGTATTGCGTGAAGGGCAAGAGCAAATGATTCCCTCAGAAGAGTTAGTGGTAGGAGATGTGATTTTGTTAGAAGCTGGCGGTGTGATACCTGCGGATGCAAGAGTATTAGAATCAATTCAGCTTCGTGTGGAAGAATCTGCACTAACTGGTGAAAGTGAAGCCGTAGAAAAGCATGCAGAGTTTACTACAGATGAAGAGTTATCCCTAGGCGACCAGCAGAATATGGTGTTTTCTGGCTGTTTAGTTGCAAATGGGCGTGGCAGAGCCATTGTGACGGCGATTGGGATGAAAACAGAGATGGGGAAAATCGCAAAGCTCCTAAACCAAGAAGGTTCTAAGAAGACACCTTTACAAAATCGTTTAGACTCCTTAGGGAAAAGAGTGAGTCTGTTGGCACTAATTGCGGCAGCCATTGTATTTATTATTGGAGTCTATCAAAATGAACCCTTACTCGAAATGTTTATGACTGCAGTATCTTTAGCGGTTGCAGCAGTTCCAGAAACCTTGATGGTCATTGTAACCCTGACGCTCTCATTTGGGGTTCAAAAAATGGTGAAAAAGCATGCGATTATCCGCAAGCTTCCGGCGGTTGAAACGCTAGGAACTGCAAATGTTATTTGTTCTGATAAAACGGGGACGTTGACTCAAAATAAAATGCAAGTACGTCGAGTATGGTTTCGTGGAGACACAGTGGTAGATGTCGAAGAGGCAATGACGGATGAGGCGATGGAAGTACTCAAAATGGCTGCCTTGTGTTCCAATGCCAAAGTGGAGCAAGTCGAAGAGGACTCACAACAAGTCGTAGGAAATCCAACAGAAGTCGCAATTGTATCAGCGGTAGAGAATAATTATCATACAAAAAAAGAAATAGAAGAAAAATATCCAAGAGTTGCTGAATTGCCGTTTGACTCTAGCAGAAAAGTGATGACGACAGTACACAAGATGGGGAAAAAATATATTTCGATTACAAAAGGCGCATTTGATGTGATGTTACCAAAATTCCGTTTTGGTGATTTGGAGCAAGCAACGGTGGTGAATGACCGTTTTGGAAAAAAAGCATTGAGGGTTATTGCAGTAGGATTTAGAATTTTTGAAGAGAAGCCAAGCGCTTTTACTTCGGAATATTTAGAAAATGAAATGAATTTGATGGGATTAATTGGCATGATTGATCCGCCTAGACCAGAGAGTAAAGGGGCAATTGCAAGAGCCAAAAGAGCAGGAATCAAAACAGTCATGATTACTGGGGATCATGTAGTTACTGCAAGTGCCATTGCGAAGGAGCTTGGAATTCTGACGCATGCAAAAGAAGCAATGTCAGGGGCGGAATTGCATCAAATTACTGATGAAGAACTAACAAAGCGTGTGAAAGAATATTCAGTATATGCGAGAGTAACACCAGAAGATAAGATAAGAATTGTAAAAGCTTGGCAAAAAACTGGCGCAGTTGTTGCGATGACAGGAGACGGTGTCAATGACGCACCAGCTTTAAAAGCAAGTGATGTAGGCTGTGCAATGGGAATTGCCGGAACTGATGTCGCAAAAAGTGCAGCAGATATTGTGTTGACGGATGACAATTTTGCTACTATTGTGGATGCTGTAGCAGAAGGAAGAACCGTATATAAAAATATTCGTAAAGCAGTTAATTTCTTGTTAAGCTGTAATATTTCTGAAATTTTTGTTGTATTAATTGCCATGTTACTTGGATGGGGGGCACCGGTTATCGCGTTACAGCTTCTTTTCGTCAACGTAGTAGCAGATGGATTACCAGGGTTTGCACTCAGTCGTGAAAAGGCAGAAGAAGGGGCGATGAAAGAAAAACCAATCGCCAAAAATCAAAGTATTTTTGGTGATGGGTTGTGGAAATGGATTTTATTTAATAGCATATTGTTTACGATTGTAACATTGACTGGCTACTACCTCGGTTCATTTGTGGATGGTGTCTCTACAACGGTTGGCGCAAGTCACGAGGTAGGGCAGACGATGGCATTCTTGATTCTTGGTTATTCTTCAATCGTTCATATTTTCAACTGCAGAAGTAGCCAATCAATCTTTAAAGTGAGTCTATCGTCCAATAAGCAACTAGTAGAAATGGCTGTTTTAGCCATCTTTATCATGACGATGGTCGCATTATTGCCACCACTTCAAACTATTTTTTCAGTTGTACCGCTTAGTATGAATCATTGGCGGATTATCATCAGTTTCTCTTTGCTGCCGGTTTTAGCGACAGAACTAGTCAAATTTCACTATTCGGATACGGAAACAGAAGATTAA
- the tgt gene encoding tRNA guanosine(34) transglycosylase Tgt: MTEPAIRYRLIKKEKHTGARLGEIITPHGTFPTPMFMPVGTLATVKTMAPEELKEMGAGIILSNTYHLWLRPGEDLVSEAGGLHKFMNWDQGILTDSGGFQVWSLSDIRDIKEEGVHFRNHLNGSKMFLSPEKAIDIQNKLGSDIMMSFDECAPFYESHDYVKKSIERTSRWAERGLKAHANPDSQGLFGIIQGAGFKDLREQSAKDLVSMDFPGYSIGGLSVGETKEEMNEMLEYTTPFIPENKPRYLMGVGTPDSLIDGVIRGIDMFDCVLPTRIARNGTCMTSQGRLVVKNAQYARDFRPIDEKCDCYTCRNYSRAYIRHLIKCDETFGIRLTSYHNLYFLLNVMKQVRQAIMDDNLLEFREAFFEEYGFNQKNAKKF; this comes from the coding sequence ATGACGGAACCAGCCATTCGTTATCGATTGATAAAAAAAGAAAAACACACAGGCGCTCGTTTGGGCGAAATTATTACCCCACATGGTACCTTTCCAACCCCAATGTTTATGCCTGTAGGGACACTTGCAACAGTGAAAACTATGGCGCCAGAAGAACTAAAAGAGATGGGGGCAGGGATTATTCTCAGCAATACCTATCATCTGTGGTTGCGACCAGGGGAAGACTTGGTTTCTGAGGCAGGTGGACTGCATAAATTTATGAATTGGGACCAAGGAATTTTGACTGATTCTGGTGGTTTTCAAGTGTGGTCCTTAAGTGACATCCGTGACATCAAAGAAGAAGGTGTTCATTTTAGAAATCATTTAAATGGATCAAAAATGTTTTTGTCTCCTGAAAAGGCAATTGACATTCAAAACAAACTTGGTTCGGATATCATGATGAGTTTTGATGAGTGCGCGCCATTTTATGAGTCACACGACTATGTGAAAAAATCGATTGAACGAACTTCTAGATGGGCAGAAAGAGGCTTAAAAGCACATGCAAATCCTGATAGTCAAGGACTGTTTGGCATTATTCAAGGAGCAGGTTTTAAAGACCTGAGAGAGCAAAGTGCTAAGGATTTGGTCAGCATGGACTTCCCAGGTTACTCTATTGGTGGATTATCAGTAGGTGAAACGAAAGAAGAAATGAATGAAATGCTTGAATATACGACACCGTTCATTCCTGAAAACAAGCCGCGTTACTTGATGGGGGTTGGTACTCCAGATTCTTTGATTGACGGTGTGATCCGTGGTATTGATATGTTTGACTGTGTTTTACCAACTAGAATTGCTCGTAATGGAACTTGTATGACGAGTCAAGGGCGTTTGGTTGTTAAAAACGCACAATATGCGCGTGATTTTAGACCAATTGATGAAAAATGTGACTGTTATACTTGTCGCAATTACTCCAGAGCGTATATACGCCACTTAATTAAGTGTGATGAAACCTTTGGGATAAGATTAACTTCGTATCACAATTTATACTTCTTGTTAAATGTGATGAAGCAAGTTCGACAAGCGATTATGGATGACAATTTATTAGAATTTCGGGAAGCATTTTTTGAAGAATATGGATTTAATCAAAAGAATGCAAAGAAATTCTAA
- the yajC gene encoding preprotein translocase subunit YajC — protein MQFIILIGAMAVMLFFMTRTQKKQQQKRQELLSNAKVGSKVVTIGGLHGVISEINEEKKTVTLDCEGIYLEFNRSAIATVEPSVEVPTVEQETTTTTEVNETVEEKE, from the coding sequence ATGCAATTTATTATTTTGATTGGTGCAATGGCAGTCATGCTTTTCTTTATGACACGCACACAGAAAAAACAACAGCAAAAACGACAAGAGCTTCTAAGCAATGCCAAAGTGGGCAGCAAAGTGGTCACTATCGGCGGATTACACGGGGTTATCTCTGAGATAAACGAAGAGAAAAAAACAGTGACTTTAGATTGTGAAGGGATTTATTTGGAGTTTAATCGCAGTGCAATCGCAACAGTAGAACCAAGTGTAGAAGTTCCAACAGTGGAGCAAGAAACGACCACTACGACAGAAGTAAATGAGACAGTAGAAGAAAAAGAATAA
- a CDS encoding post-transcriptional regulator: MPGKATKTEIVLLGWCIRRKYREFLKAGYTTITKEALWEYVTCFLWKREKPTRFLDKKQQILHMTANDFFDYQQIKAQVEDSRHFDWKNIEDLF, translated from the coding sequence ATGCCTGGAAAAGCAACGAAAACAGAAATCGTACTACTTGGATGGTGCATCAGAAGAAAATATCGTGAGTTTTTAAAAGCAGGCTACACCACAATCACAAAAGAAGCTTTGTGGGAGTATGTGACGTGTTTTTTATGGAAACGTGAAAAGCCAACTAGGTTTTTAGATAAGAAACAACAAATTTTACATATGACAGCAAATGATTTTTTTGATTATCAACAAATCAAAGCACAAGTTGAAGATAGTCGTCATTTTGATTGGAAAAATATTGAAGATTTATTTTAA
- the adhE gene encoding bifunctional acetaldehyde-CoA/alcohol dehydrogenase: MKKTLEKTSVVEKKINQLAIQANESLDKMKNFTQEQVDHIVHQMAMAALDQHMPLAKLAVEETGRGIYEDKCIKNMYASEYIWHSIKHDKTVGIISEDDQTGLMEIADPVGVVCGIVPTTNPTSTTIFKAMIALKTRNPIVFAFHPSAQKCSVQAAKVVLDAAIKAGAPKHCIQWIEEPAIEATNALMNHPGIAIVLATGGSAMVKAAYSTGKPALGVGPGNTPAYIEKTAKIKRAVNDLIISKSFDNGMICASEQAVIVDQAVYASVKKEFQAHQVYFVKANELKQLENVVMNEAKTAVNPTIVGHPAHEIAEMAGITVPEGTKILIAEIEGAGTNYPLSREKLSPVLAMMKAKNTEHALEMCEAMLDLGGLGHTAVIHSENEELQSLFGLRMKACRILVNTPAAEGGIGNIYNEMIPSLTLGCGSYGKNSVSKNVSAVNLINIKTVAKRRNNMQWFKLPPKIYFEKNSLQYLQKMEKIERVFLVCDPGMVQFGYAEKVMAELRKRKDPVQIEVFSNVEPNPSTDTVYAGTEAMINFKPDTIIALGGGSAMDAAKGMWLFYEKPDTEFFGAKQKFLDIRKRTYKIPSLDQTNFVCIPTTSGTGSEVTPFAVITDSETHVKYPLADYALTPDVAIIDPQFVLSVPKSVTADTGMDVLTHAIESYVSVMASDYTRGLSLQAIKLVFEYLEDSVNNPSLENREKMHNASTLAGMAFANAFLGICHSIAHKIGGEYGIPHGRTNAILLPHIIKYNAKDPSKHAMFPKYDYFRADTDYAEIARFLGLKGKNTEELVASLAEAVSDLGKRVGIQMNLKDQGVTPEVLESTVDHMAELAYEDQCTTANPKEPLISELKQIIIAAYQGN; this comes from the coding sequence ATGAAAAAAACACTTGAAAAGACTAGTGTAGTGGAAAAGAAAATTAATCAATTAGCAATTCAAGCAAATGAATCATTAGATAAAATGAAAAACTTCACACAGGAACAAGTAGATCATATTGTTCACCAAATGGCAATGGCTGCGTTAGATCAACATATGCCGCTTGCTAAATTAGCAGTTGAAGAAACGGGTCGTGGGATTTATGAAGATAAGTGCATCAAAAATATGTATGCTTCAGAGTACATTTGGCACAGCATCAAACATGATAAAACTGTGGGGATTATCAGCGAAGATGATCAGACTGGCTTGATGGAAATTGCAGACCCTGTAGGTGTTGTATGCGGGATTGTACCAACGACTAATCCTACTTCAACAACGATATTTAAGGCGATGATTGCGTTGAAGACAAGAAACCCTATTGTATTTGCTTTTCATCCCAGCGCTCAAAAATGCTCCGTACAGGCAGCGAAAGTAGTGCTTGATGCCGCAATAAAAGCGGGGGCACCCAAGCATTGTATCCAATGGATAGAAGAGCCTGCAATTGAAGCAACAAATGCACTTATGAATCATCCAGGGATTGCGATTGTTCTTGCAACAGGCGGATCTGCAATGGTGAAGGCAGCATACTCAACTGGGAAACCAGCTCTTGGGGTAGGTCCGGGTAACACTCCGGCCTATATTGAAAAAACAGCTAAGATTAAACGTGCAGTCAATGATTTGATTATTTCTAAATCATTTGACAATGGAATGATTTGTGCTTCTGAGCAAGCAGTGATTGTGGATCAAGCGGTTTATGCTTCGGTAAAGAAAGAGTTTCAAGCACATCAAGTATATTTTGTAAAAGCTAATGAATTAAAACAATTAGAAAATGTGGTTATGAATGAAGCGAAAACAGCTGTGAATCCCACAATAGTCGGCCATCCTGCGCATGAAATTGCAGAAATGGCAGGAATTACAGTTCCAGAAGGGACTAAAATTTTAATTGCAGAAATCGAAGGTGCCGGTACCAATTATCCCCTATCACGTGAGAAACTTTCGCCAGTGCTAGCTATGATGAAAGCAAAAAATACCGAACATGCGCTAGAGATGTGTGAAGCAATGCTTGATTTGGGTGGACTAGGACATACTGCGGTAATTCACTCTGAAAACGAAGAATTACAAAGCTTGTTTGGTTTACGGATGAAAGCTTGCCGCATCCTTGTAAATACCCCAGCAGCCGAAGGAGGAATTGGCAATATTTATAATGAAATGATTCCTTCATTAACCCTTGGTTGTGGTTCATATGGAAAAAATTCAGTTTCGAAAAATGTTTCAGCTGTAAATTTGATCAATATTAAAACTGTAGCGAAACGGAGAAATAATATGCAATGGTTTAAATTACCGCCAAAAATTTATTTTGAAAAAAATTCTCTACAATACTTACAAAAAATGGAAAAGATCGAACGTGTTTTCTTAGTATGTGATCCAGGAATGGTTCAATTTGGCTATGCTGAAAAAGTTATGGCAGAATTGCGTAAGCGTAAAGATCCAGTTCAAATTGAAGTATTCTCCAATGTCGAGCCTAACCCATCAACAGATACAGTCTATGCGGGCACAGAAGCCATGATTAACTTTAAGCCAGACACCATCATTGCTTTAGGAGGTGGATCGGCAATGGATGCGGCCAAAGGAATGTGGTTATTTTATGAAAAACCAGATACAGAATTTTTCGGGGCAAAACAAAAATTCTTAGATATCCGGAAACGTACCTACAAAATTCCGTCATTAGACCAAACTAATTTTGTCTGCATTCCGACAACTTCTGGAACAGGTTCGGAAGTAACGCCTTTTGCGGTGATTACGGATAGCGAAACGCATGTTAAATATCCCTTAGCTGATTACGCATTGACACCAGATGTGGCAATTATTGATCCGCAATTTGTGTTATCTGTACCCAAATCAGTAACTGCAGATACAGGGATGGATGTGCTAACGCATGCCATTGAGTCCTACGTATCAGTGATGGCATCTGACTATACACGAGGATTGAGCTTACAGGCCATCAAATTGGTCTTTGAATACCTGGAAGATTCCGTCAACAATCCATCATTAGAAAATCGTGAAAAAATGCATAATGCTTCTACTTTAGCTGGAATGGCATTTGCAAATGCCTTTTTAGGAATTTGTCATTCTATTGCACACAAGATAGGGGGAGAATATGGCATTCCACATGGTCGTACCAATGCCATCCTATTGCCTCACATCATAAAATATAATGCAAAAGATCCTTCTAAACACGCCATGTTCCCTAAGTATGATTATTTCCGCGCAGATACTGACTATGCAGAAATTGCTCGATTCTTGGGACTAAAAGGAAAAAATACAGAAGAGCTAGTCGCTTCTTTAGCTGAGGCTGTTTCTGATTTAGGCAAAAGAGTGGGCATTCAAATGAATCTAAAAGACCAAGGAGTAACTCCTGAGGTATTAGAAAGCACAGTAGATCACATGGCAGAATTAGCCTATGAGGATCAATGTACAACAGCAAATCCAAAAGAGCCACTGATTAGTGAATTAAAACAAATCATTATAGCTGCCTATCAAGGAAACTAA
- the mreC gene encoding rod shape-determining protein MreC — protein sequence MKKSNSNKNIIIALIITILIVFLVSMTLFQRNSSKKEGLIQSFTNDIIGMVDKGLSIPLKFVEGSVSSINNLFTTYQENDRLKKKIDEMEALQSENKNYKAENEQLKQQLELNATLSNYEKVSASVINRSPDSWQNIIIINKGTNDGVKPNMPVMGSKGLIGRVLSANKMTSKVELLTSSNQNSNHFPAMVATQSGQMSYGLLESYDSKEEAFVVTQLTGSENVKVGDTVTTSGLGGNSPKGLLIGKVTKVKVNSFGLDKQVYVKPSASMYDFSAVTVIKRLAGSD from the coding sequence GTGAAGAAATCGAACTCTAATAAAAACATTATTATTGCATTAATTATTACCATTCTTATCGTTTTTTTAGTAAGTATGACTTTATTTCAAAGGAACAGTAGTAAAAAAGAAGGATTAATCCAGTCTTTTACAAATGACATCATTGGTATGGTAGATAAAGGGCTGTCCATCCCACTTAAATTTGTAGAAGGGAGTGTCTCTTCTATTAATAATCTATTTACAACTTACCAAGAAAATGATCGATTAAAAAAGAAAATTGATGAGATGGAAGCTTTACAAAGTGAAAATAAAAATTATAAGGCCGAGAATGAACAGTTAAAGCAACAGCTAGAACTGAATGCAACATTATCTAATTATGAAAAAGTATCGGCTAGTGTTATTAATCGTTCACCCGATAGTTGGCAAAATATTATTATTATTAATAAAGGGACAAATGATGGCGTCAAACCTAATATGCCTGTAATGGGAAGCAAAGGACTAATTGGACGGGTTCTTTCAGCAAATAAAATGACATCAAAAGTAGAATTACTGACATCGTCAAATCAAAATTCAAATCACTTTCCAGCAATGGTCGCGACTCAGAGCGGGCAAATGTCATACGGCTTGCTAGAAAGCTATGACTCTAAAGAAGAGGCGTTTGTTGTGACGCAATTAACTGGAAGTGAAAATGTCAAAGTAGGCGATACCGTGACAACTTCTGGCCTAGGCGGCAACTCTCCAAAAGGATTACTAATTGGAAAAGTGACAAAAGTGAAAGTGAATAGTTTTGGTTTAGATAAGCAAGTTTATGTCAAACCTTCAGCATCCATGTATGATTTTTCGGCGGTAACAGTAATTAAACGATTGGCAGGAAGTGATTAA